The DNA window TGCTTGCTCAATGCGATCCTACTCAGGAGGTTGGCGACGAAGAACGAGCCTGGCTGGACAGCGGGTCAACCGGAAAAGAGTTGTTGTGATGGAAAGGGGAGATATCTATCTGGTGTCGCTGGACCCGGCATCCGGCCATGAACAGCAGGGCAAAAGGCCCGTATTGATCGTGTCGCCTTTGGCATTCAATCAACTGACCAAAACCCCGGTTGTCCTGCCCATCACCACTGGTGGAAACTTCGCTCGCACGGCCGGTTTTGCCGTTTCCCTGGCCAATGCGGGGACAAAAACTAACGGCATTATCAGGTGCGACCAACCCAGAGCCATTGATCTGGCATCGCGCCATGCACGTAAACTGGAGTGCGTCCCAAAAGAAATCATGGAT is part of the Desulfonatronovibrio magnus genome and encodes:
- a CDS encoding type II toxin-antitoxin system PemK/MazF family toxin yields the protein MRSYSGGWRRRTSLAGQRVNRKRVVVMERGDIYLVSLDPASGHEQQGKRPVLIVSPLAFNQLTKTPVVLPITTGGNFARTAGFAVSLANAGTKTNGIIRCDQPRAIDLASRHARKLECVPKEIMDEVLARIATILT